The Siansivirga zeaxanthinifaciens CC-SAMT-1 region CCAGAAGCATTTTAAATTCGCGTGCAAAGCCCAGGCCATGTATTAAGCCAAAAAATAGGGTTGATAAAAATAATACGCCTACTTTTTCTTTTTGGGCGCCTTTACCTGAGGTAAAAACATTAAATAAAGCGACAATTAAAATGGTTATTGGAATTAAGAATTCTACTATGTTGGCGTTTATTCTTACCACATCGTAGCTTGCCAAAACCAAAGAAAGGGTGTGCCCTAAAGTAAACATTGAAACAAGTAAAAATACGCGTTTCCAGTCTTTAAACATATAAGGAACGGTAAGCACTATAAGGAATAAAACGTGATCGTAGGCATTTATATCGAGTAAGTGATTTATGCCATATTCTACATTGAACCAAAAATTTTCTAACATTGCTACTAATTAAGATTAGGGGATTTTCAAATATACAATTTATTAGATTCTTTTATGTATTGCTTATATTTTTTTAACTTAAAGAAACTAATACTTTATATTTGTGCGTTGTATTTTATTTACTTTCTATGAATATTAAAATTTCTAGTGTTTTACTGCTTTTATTTATTTGTTTGTCGTGCAAGCACAAGCAAGAAGAGCATTTGGTTGAAAATGTAGAACAAAACGAAAGTCAGGTTATTACCGAAAAAGATATTTCTAGACTTAAATACACCGATTTTATTTTAGATACCAGAACAGAAAAAGCCATTGTAGACTGGAAAGAATATTATACCCTTTTTGATGTTTTAACCAACGTAAAAAAAGGTGATTTAAGTTATTTTAATGCTGAAGAAAACCCCCATAAAAACCTTTTTAAAAATATGGTGGAAAATATACCAACCGAAGTAGATTCGGATGCGATTAAAGCCCGGATTCTTGCTTTAGAAACCAAGTTTTACAAACTGGAAACTTTTGCAAATATATCTACCTCAACAAAAAAAGAACTTTTAGGAACCATTAAAGAATTTTTGGTGGCTTTTTCTAATTTAAATCTCCAAATGAATAAGAAAATTGAAGGTGACAACATTATAATTGAAAAACCTTAATTCTTAATTTCTATTTAATAAAAAAGGCATCTTTACTAGATGCCTTTTTTATTGGGTTTTAAAGTTTTATTTCTTTGTTTCGCTTTGCGTTTGCTGCGCTTGTTTTTGTCTTAGCAATTCTGTTTTACTTAACTGTACAATATTAAAGTTAGGCGCTACTTTTAGGGCATCGTCTAAGATATCTACTGCCGTGTCGATATTCGCTTTTTTATCTTTATTATAAGTTAACAAAGCATTTAAATACATAAAAGCTGCTTTTAAAGAAACCTCATAAGGTGTTTGGGTTTCGTAAAAAGCTTTTTTCATATCGTCTTTGGCATTTGCTAGACCATAATTAATGTGCTTTTCGGCGGCATCAATTTGTTGGGTTTGTAAGTTTAACTCTGCTAATTCGTAAGCTATTAATGGGTTAGGCTTACGTTTAAACATTTCGTCGAAAAATGTAATAGCCAATTTTGGCTGATTTACAGATTTTAATGATATGGCTTTAACCTCTATGGCTATATCAGAATCTGTTGTGCTTTTCTCTATACCAATGGTGTTAAGGGCTTGCATGTATTTGCCTTCGCTCATGTAAATGTATGCCAAGGTATCTTTTCTAGCCTGCGAAGGCAGCAAAATATTAAGATGTGTTAAACCATTAATAATCCCTTGTACATCGCCCTGTTTTTGCATTTCCTTGTAATAATTTTCAAAATGTTTTACCAATTCTGAATTACTCTGGGCCTGCATTAAAAAACTTCCTAAAAATAATGTTAATACAAATAATCGTTTCATGTTTATAATTTATTTAATGCGCTAAAACTATAAAATTTTAACACTTAAAATCATAAAAAAATACTAATTATTTCATTTTCAAATGAAATTCTGAATCTACTATCAACAAATTATAGGTTCGTATTATGAAATTCAAAAAAAAATACTTATATTTCAAATTACTAAATTTTAAATTATGGGCATTAAAAGTTTTCAAGGCGCAAGAAAACAGCAGTCTGCAACCGAAGATTCACCTTCATTAAGAGTAAGCGATTATATGTCGACTAACCTTATTACGTTTTCACCAGACCAATCTATTGAAACCGTTATGGAGGCTTTAATAAAACACAGAATTTCTGGCGGACCTGTTGTTAATGAAAAAAATGAATTAATAGGTATAATTTCTGAAGGCGATTGCATTAAACAAATTAGTGATAGTCGTTACTACAATATGCCAATGCAAGACCGAACTATTAAAGACCACATGGCTTTAAATGTTGAAACCATTGATGGTAATATGAATATTTTTGATGCAGCCAATAAGTTTTTAGAAGCCAAAAGACGCCGATTCCCAATAGTTGAAAATGGTAAACTGGTTGGGCAAATTAGTCAGAAAGACGTGCTTAAAGCAGCTATGAAATTAAAAGGGCATAACTGGAAATAATTCTTATTTAAATTTAACAAACAACCATTTCGTTATCGTTTTAAAGTAAAATGGGCCTTAAACACACTTGGTATTTGAGTTGTTGGTTCTATATATTCTACTGTAAACCAATAATCGTCTGTTGGCATTAAAGCACCTTTAAAGGTTCCGTCCCAACCATTAGAATTGGGTTTTAATGTTTTAATAAGTTTTCCGTATCTATCAAAAATACAAACTTTAGCCTGTAGTTGATTTTGCATACCTACAATGTTCCAGGTATCATTATAACCGTCGTTGTTGGGCGTAAAATATAAAGGATAATCCATCGCCATAATGCTTGTACTGGTTTCTCCACAACCTGATAGGTTTCTTGCAGAGATGATATGTTTTCCTAATGAAACATTTTCAAACACATCGTTTGTTTGCCAAACACCACCATCGATACGATATTCGAAATCTTGAACTCCAATAGCCGTTGCGGTTACTTTTATATTATTTGCTTCTATGAATGCGTTGGTAATAACCTCAGCACTAATTGAGGGTGGCTCGCTTAATATAACGGTTGTTTCAGCATAATTTATGCAATTTGTTGTGCTATGTTTTACTTCAACGGTATAAACACCTTCCGCCTTAGGTATTATATAGGCTTCGGTTTCATTGGCTAAACTAGTACCATTTAATTTCCATTCAAATTCATATGTTGTGGTACTTAAACCAGTATCTATAATGGGTGGCGTTGATATTTGCTCGGTACCATTGGTGTTAATGCACAGCGTGTAAGAAGCTTCCAAATTAATTTCGGGCAATGGATGAACTTCAATTAAAAAGGCACTCACATCGAAACAAACTGGATTTGTACTAGCTGTATTTTCGACACGTACATAAATAAGTTCGGTTTCCAACGTATTCTGATATTGTAATGGAAGCGAATTTATTCCATTAACGGCATCTGTTTCACTTTTATAATAAGTAACTGAAAAATTGGAAGGATTCAAACCGTTTAAAATTTCTTCATTTTTTAATTCAAAATTAAATACTGCTTGGCCATCGAAGTTATCTCCATAGGTATCGCAAATATTATAATCTGAAATATGTACAGGAATATTAGGGGCTTCATTAAAATTTATATTAAATACATATTGCTCTAAAACAACCGCATTGGCGTTCATGGCTTCAGCTTTATAAACATTAGATTTTATTACATCTAAACTACTCGAATTTTGCCCATTAATTAACTTGAAATCGCCTTGATAATCTGCTTCATACCAGTTAAAATTAGTAGCATTATTTGTATTTGCATTTAAGGGTATTGTATCACCTTCACAGGATGTTTTACTGGAAACAATAGGAGGCTTTAATAAATCGCAGTTGGTAGTTGCGACCCCAGAAGTTTGAGTAACTTTTATATATCCTGGTTTTCTAGAGAAATTGGTAATCATTAAATAATAATACTCACCCGCCTTGGTATTGGGCAAATTTGCATACTCTATAAAATTTATATTGTAGCTGCAATCGACTCTTTTGGCGTCTATAAGCTCATTAAAACATGGTGTTTGAAGTTCGTTAAAAGGACCGAAAACAACAAAATCTACATCTAAATCGGCCACACCGTTTAAGGTCGTACTTTGCTCTATTTTTAATTCAATATCGCCATCTTGAGCTATCTGTAAATAAAACCAAGATGGGTTTAACTGCAAAAACAAACAGCCATAATCTGGGCCTTTTTCTGCTAAATTAAATCCGCTGGTGTTGGGGTACGAAAACTCACTAGAGCCGCAAAGCGGTTCTGCATCGATACAAAATTTAGCATTTCCCGACTGACTATTTGCTTTTAAAAAAATAGCAAAATTTAACAGAACGACTATAAGTGTTCCTTTTAGAAAATTCATTTTTTTAAAAGAAGAATAAACTTTTTAATTGAGTGTTATTTATAATTTACTACGTTAAATAAAGAGGCTATTTATTACTACTAAACTTTAAGAGCAATAGATTTATAAAGATTAATGCAAGTAATATTATTGGAACCTGTATCATGACCCTGATTTATAGTTAATATTCCTTAATTAACTTATGAAATCTTAACAGTTTTAAATAAAGAACACGCTTTAGTAAAGCGTGTTCTTGTATTATTGATTATTTAGTTACCACCAATTTTTTAACACTGTAGTTACGGTTAGAATCTTCTATTCTGGCTAGGTAAATACCCGAATTTAAGTTAGAAATATCTACTTTACCATCAAAA contains the following coding sequences:
- a CDS encoding HupE/UreJ family protein, which produces MLENFWFNVEYGINHLLDINAYDHVLFLIVLTVPYMFKDWKRVFLLVSMFTLGHTLSLVLASYDVVRINANIVEFLIPITILIVALFNVFTSGKGAQKEKVGVLFLSTLFFGLIHGLGFAREFKMLLGDSDSKLLLLLEFALGIEIAQLIIVLVVLLIGYIVQTIFRFSKRDWIMVISAIVVGLVIPMILHSDFLKSI
- a CDS encoding CBS domain-containing protein, translating into MGIKSFQGARKQQSATEDSPSLRVSDYMSTNLITFSPDQSIETVMEALIKHRISGGPVVNEKNELIGIISEGDCIKQISDSRYYNMPMQDRTIKDHMALNVETIDGNMNIFDAANKFLEAKRRRFPIVENGKLVGQISQKDVLKAAMKLKGHNWK
- a CDS encoding T9SS type B sorting domain-containing protein, with protein sequence MNFLKGTLIVVLLNFAIFLKANSQSGNAKFCIDAEPLCGSSEFSYPNTSGFNLAEKGPDYGCLFLQLNPSWFYLQIAQDGDIELKIEQSTTLNGVADLDVDFVVFGPFNELQTPCFNELIDAKRVDCSYNINFIEYANLPNTKAGEYYYLMITNFSRKPGYIKVTQTSGVATTNCDLLKPPIVSSKTSCEGDTIPLNANTNNATNFNWYEADYQGDFKLINGQNSSSLDVIKSNVYKAEAMNANAVVLEQYVFNINFNEAPNIPVHISDYNICDTYGDNFDGQAVFNFELKNEEILNGLNPSNFSVTYYKSETDAVNGINSLPLQYQNTLETELIYVRVENTASTNPVCFDVSAFLIEVHPLPEINLEASYTLCINTNGTEQISTPPIIDTGLSTTTYEFEWKLNGTSLANETEAYIIPKAEGVYTVEVKHSTTNCINYAETTVILSEPPSISAEVITNAFIEANNIKVTATAIGVQDFEYRIDGGVWQTNDVFENVSLGKHIISARNLSGCGETSTSIMAMDYPLYFTPNNDGYNDTWNIVGMQNQLQAKVCIFDRYGKLIKTLKPNSNGWDGTFKGALMPTDDYWFTVEYIEPTTQIPSVFKAHFTLKR
- a CDS encoding tetratricopeptide repeat protein, which gives rise to MKRLFVLTLFLGSFLMQAQSNSELVKHFENYYKEMQKQGDVQGIINGLTHLNILLPSQARKDTLAYIYMSEGKYMQALNTIGIEKSTTDSDIAIEVKAISLKSVNQPKLAITFFDEMFKRKPNPLIAYELAELNLQTQQIDAAEKHINYGLANAKDDMKKAFYETQTPYEVSLKAAFMYLNALLTYNKDKKANIDTAVDILDDALKVAPNFNIVQLSKTELLRQKQAQQTQSETKK